Proteins encoded within one genomic window of Odocoileus virginianus isolate 20LAN1187 ecotype Illinois chromosome 2, Ovbor_1.2, whole genome shotgun sequence:
- the MAPRE3 gene encoding microtubule-associated protein RP/EB family member 3 isoform X1, translating to MAVNVYSTSVTSENLSRHDMLAWVNDSLHLNYTKIEQLCSGAAYCQFMDMLFPGCVHLRKVKFQAKLEHEYIHNFKVLQAAFKKMGVDKIIPVEKLVKGKFQDNFEFIQWFKKFFDANYDGKDYNPLLARQGQDVAPPPNPGDQIFNKSKKLIGTAVPQRTSPTGPKNMQTSGRLSNVAPPCILRKNPPSARNGGHETDAQILELNQQLLDLKLTVDGLEKERDFYFSKLRDIELICQEHESENSPVISGIIGILYATEEGFAPPEDDEIEEHQQEDQDEY from the exons ATGGCCGTCAATGTGTACTCCACATCTGTGACCAGTGAGAATCTGAGTCGCCATGATATGCTTGCGTGGGTCAATGACTCCCTGCACCTCAACTATACCAAGATCGAACAGCTCTGCTCAG GGGCAGCCTACTGCCAGTTCATGGACATGCTCTTCCCTGGCTGTGTGCACTTGAGGAAGGTGAAGTTCCAGGCCAAGCTAGAGCACGAATACATCCACAACTTCAAGGTGCTGCAAGCAGCTTTCAAGAAGATGGGTGTTGACAAA ATCATTCCTGTAGAGAAATTAGTGAAAggaaaattccaagataattttgagtttattcagTGGTTTAAGAAATTCTTTGACGCAAACTATGATGGAAAGGATTACAACCCTCTGCTGGCGCGGCAGGGCCAGGACGTAGCACCACCTCCTAACCCAGGTGATCAGATCTTCAACAAATCCAAGAAACTCATTGGCACAGCAG TTCCACAGAGGACATCCCCCACAGGCCCCAAAAATATGCAGACCTCCGGCCGGCTGAGCAATGTGGCTCCCCCCTGTATCCTCCGGAAGAATCCTCCGTCAGCCCGAAATGGTGGCCACGAGACCGATGCCCAGATTCTTGAGCTCAACCAGCAG CTACTGGATTTGAAGCTAACGGTGGATGGACTGGAGAAGGAACGTGACTTCTACTTCAGCAAACTTCGAGACATTGAGCTCATCTGCCAGGAACACGAAAGTGAGAACAGCCCTGTCATCTCGGGCATCATTGGCATCCTCTACGCCACCGAG GAAGGATTTGCACCCCCTGAGGATGATGAGATTGAGGAACACCAACAGGAAGACCAGGACGAGTACTAA
- the MAPRE3 gene encoding microtubule-associated protein RP/EB family member 3 isoform X2, with product MAVNVYSTSVTSENLSRHDMLAWVNDSLHLNYTKIEQLCSGAAYCQFMDMLFPGCVHLRKVKFQAKLEHEYIHNFKVLQAAFKKMGVDKIIPVEKLVKGKFQDNFEFIQWFKKFFDANYDGKDYNPLLARQGQDVAPPPNPVPQRTSPTGPKNMQTSGRLSNVAPPCILRKNPPSARNGGHETDAQILELNQQLLDLKLTVDGLEKERDFYFSKLRDIELICQEHESENSPVISGIIGILYATEEGFAPPEDDEIEEHQQEDQDEY from the exons ATGGCCGTCAATGTGTACTCCACATCTGTGACCAGTGAGAATCTGAGTCGCCATGATATGCTTGCGTGGGTCAATGACTCCCTGCACCTCAACTATACCAAGATCGAACAGCTCTGCTCAG GGGCAGCCTACTGCCAGTTCATGGACATGCTCTTCCCTGGCTGTGTGCACTTGAGGAAGGTGAAGTTCCAGGCCAAGCTAGAGCACGAATACATCCACAACTTCAAGGTGCTGCAAGCAGCTTTCAAGAAGATGGGTGTTGACAAA ATCATTCCTGTAGAGAAATTAGTGAAAggaaaattccaagataattttgagtttattcagTGGTTTAAGAAATTCTTTGACGCAAACTATGATGGAAAGGATTACAACCCTCTGCTGGCGCGGCAGGGCCAGGACGTAGCACCACCTCCTAACCCAG TTCCACAGAGGACATCCCCCACAGGCCCCAAAAATATGCAGACCTCCGGCCGGCTGAGCAATGTGGCTCCCCCCTGTATCCTCCGGAAGAATCCTCCGTCAGCCCGAAATGGTGGCCACGAGACCGATGCCCAGATTCTTGAGCTCAACCAGCAG CTACTGGATTTGAAGCTAACGGTGGATGGACTGGAGAAGGAACGTGACTTCTACTTCAGCAAACTTCGAGACATTGAGCTCATCTGCCAGGAACACGAAAGTGAGAACAGCCCTGTCATCTCGGGCATCATTGGCATCCTCTACGCCACCGAG GAAGGATTTGCACCCCCTGAGGATGATGAGATTGAGGAACACCAACAGGAAGACCAGGACGAGTACTAA